The Periplaneta americana isolate PAMFEO1 chromosome 2, P.americana_PAMFEO1_priV1, whole genome shotgun sequence genome has a window encoding:
- the LOC138694412 gene encoding endocuticle structural glycoprotein SgAbd-4-like, with translation MHAMIVVLLAFLAAASAAPQYQPNIQGQYTTPVPILSQNSIINPDGSYQWSYETGNGIAASEEGFLKNAGNPETEAQVAQGQFSYTGDDGIPISLTYTADENGFVARGAHLPTPPPIPPAIQRALDFLATQPEYREPQPGFNQPQPGFNRPGFNQPQPAFNQPGFNRRPNYGRK, from the exons ATTGTAGTACTATTGGCATTTTTGGCAGCAGCCAGTGCGGCCCCACAGTACCAGCCAAACATACAAGGACAGTACACCACGCCCGTCCCAATTCTAAGCCAGAATTCTATCATTAACCCTGACGGATCTTATCAGTGGAg CTATGAAACCGGGAATGGCATCGCAGCAAGCGAGGAAGGCTTCCTGAAGAATGCTGGCAACCCCGAGACAGAGGCGCAGGTGGCGCAGGGACAGTTTTCGTACACGGGCGATGATGGCATCCCCATCAGCTTGACCTACACTGCCGATGAGAACGGCTTCGTAGCTCGGGGCGCTCATTTGCCCACTCCTCCACCCATCCCTCCAGCGATCCAGCGCGCCCTCGACTTCCTGGCCACGCAGCCCGAGTACAGAGAGCCCCAGCCTGGTTTCAACCAACCACAGCCAGGATTCAACCGTCCCGGTTTCAACCAGCCACAACCAGCCTTCAACCAGCCTGGCTTCAACAGGAGACCTAACTACGGGCGCAAGTGA